From the genome of Flavobacterium luteolum, one region includes:
- the def gene encoding peptide deformylase, whose amino-acid sequence MILPIVGYGDPVLRKVGQDITPEYPNLKETIANMYETMYNAYGVGLAAPQVGLPIRLFVIDTTPFSDDEDLPSEEQKDLKGFKKTFINAKIVKEEGEEWGFNEGCLSIPDVREDVYRKPTVTIEYCEEDFVMKTEVFDGLIARVIQHEYDHIEGILFTDKISSLKKRLIQKKLKNITEGKTFQEYRMKFFAAKKAR is encoded by the coding sequence ATGATTTTACCAATTGTAGGATACGGTGATCCTGTTTTAAGAAAAGTTGGACAAGATATTACACCAGAATATCCAAACCTAAAAGAAACGATCGCAAACATGTACGAGACCATGTACAATGCGTATGGAGTTGGACTTGCTGCACCGCAGGTTGGACTGCCAATTCGTTTGTTTGTGATAGATACAACGCCTTTTAGTGATGATGAGGATCTTCCTTCAGAGGAACAAAAAGATTTGAAAGGTTTCAAGAAGACTTTTATCAATGCTAAAATCGTTAAAGAAGAAGGAGAAGAGTGGGGATTTAATGAAGGCTGTTTGAGTATTCCAGATGTGCGTGAAGATGTTTACAGAAAACCTACTGTTACAATCGAATATTGCGAAGAAGATTTCGTTATGAAAACGGAAGTATTTGACGGATTAATTGCAAGAGTTATCCAGCACGAATATGACCATATTGAAGGAATTTTGTTTACTGATAAAATCTCATCTCTTAAAAAACGATTAATCCAAAAAAAATTGAAAAATATTACTGAAGGTAAAACGTTTCAGGAATATAGAATGAAGTTTTTTGCAGCTAAAAAAGCAAGATAA
- a CDS encoding malate:quinone oxidoreductase, which yields MPDETIRSNSDVVLIGAGIMSATLGVILKELQPDIKIEIYERLDVAAAESSDAWNNAGTGHSAFCELNYTPEKADGSIDPKKAISIAESFEISRQFWSYLVQQNKVPSPDNFIKSVPHMSFVWGDKNVDYLKKRFEALQSNPIFADMTFSTDFEQLQKWMPLVMEGRNADEKLAATHMEIGTDVNFGALTRSMFNYLEKLDGVSLFFNHEVKKLRQREDKSWRIKIKDLSTGKTRKAYTKFVFIGAGGGSLPLLEKANVPEGNGYGGFPVSGQWLKCTNPEVIAKHQAKVYGKASVGAPPMSVPHIDTRVIDGEKALLFGPFAGFSTRFLKNGSYLDLPMSIKSNNLIPMLAAGYHNIPLTKYLIEQVRQSPKDRMKALREYLPTARSKDWKLEKAGQRVQVIKKDEKEGGVLEFGTEVINTHDGSLAVLLGASPGASTAVAIMVDLISRCFTHQIKTPEWQAKLKTMIPSYGQTLNDKPELLEQLRKQTAEVLKLN from the coding sequence ATGCCTGACGAAACCATACGTTCAAATAGTGATGTAGTACTCATTGGCGCTGGAATAATGAGTGCCACTCTCGGAGTAATTTTGAAAGAATTACAACCAGATATAAAAATTGAAATTTACGAAAGATTAGATGTTGCCGCAGCAGAAAGCTCTGATGCTTGGAATAATGCAGGAACTGGACACTCGGCTTTTTGTGAACTAAATTATACTCCAGAAAAGGCAGACGGCAGTATCGATCCTAAAAAAGCAATTAGCATTGCAGAATCATTTGAGATTTCTCGCCAGTTTTGGTCTTACTTAGTGCAGCAAAACAAAGTGCCTTCTCCGGATAATTTTATTAAAAGTGTGCCTCATATGAGTTTTGTGTGGGGAGATAAAAATGTAGATTATTTAAAAAAGAGATTCGAAGCGCTTCAAAGCAACCCAATCTTCGCCGACATGACTTTCAGTACCGATTTTGAGCAACTTCAAAAATGGATGCCATTGGTAATGGAAGGCAGAAATGCTGATGAAAAATTAGCAGCAACACATATGGAAATTGGTACCGATGTTAATTTTGGTGCTTTAACAAGAAGTATGTTCAACTACTTAGAAAAATTAGACGGTGTTTCTTTGTTTTTTAATCACGAAGTTAAAAAACTAAGACAGCGTGAAGATAAATCTTGGAGAATTAAGATTAAAGATTTGTCAACAGGAAAAACTCGTAAGGCTTATACTAAATTTGTATTTATTGGTGCAGGAGGAGGATCTCTTCCTTTATTAGAAAAAGCAAACGTGCCAGAAGGAAACGGATACGGTGGTTTCCCAGTAAGCGGACAATGGCTGAAATGTACCAACCCAGAAGTAATTGCAAAACATCAGGCAAAAGTATACGGAAAAGCAAGTGTTGGAGCTCCTCCAATGTCTGTTCCGCATATCGATACTCGTGTAATTGATGGAGAGAAAGCGCTTCTTTTTGGTCCATTTGCAGGATTTTCAACTCGTTTCCTTAAAAATGGTTCTTATTTAGATTTGCCTATGTCTATTAAGTCTAATAACTTAATCCCAATGTTGGCTGCGGGATATCATAATATTCCATTAACGAAATATTTGATCGAACAGGTTCGTCAGTCTCCAAAAGATAGAATGAAAGCTTTACGTGAATATCTTCCAACAGCACGTTCTAAAGATTGGAAATTGGAAAAAGCAGGACAGCGTGTTCAGGTTATCAAAAAAGATGAAAAAGAAGGCGGAGTTTTAGAATTTGGTACAGAAGTAATCAATACACACGACGGAAGTTTAGCGGTTTTATTAGGTGCTTCTCCTGGAGCTTCTACAGCAGTGGCAATTATGGTGGATTTAATTAGCAGATGTTTTACGCATCAAATTAAAACGCCAGAATGGCAAGCAAAATTAAAAACAATGATTCCTTCTTACGGTCAGACTTTAAATGATAAGCCAGAACTTTTAGAACAGCTTAGAAAACAAACAGCAGAAGTTTTAAAATTAAATTAA
- a CDS encoding heavy metal translocating P-type ATPase: protein MREQSCFHCGLTIEQNEEIDFDDKKFCCTGCKTVYEIFSINDLTSYYDFEKSPGATPQDIKGKYDFLENETILAKVLEFQEGNTSIVSLNIPHIHCSSCIWILENLHRLQSGISTSQVNFHEKKVRITFNSDVVSLKEIVYLLSSIGYEPYISLENYGSAKAKVDRSLTYKLGVAFFCFGNIMLLSFPEYFEMKEFWLDSYKPFFRLLIFLLALPTFLYSASGYYVSAYHSIRTRMLNIDIPIALGIIVMFIRSTYDMLMDHGPGFFDSLASLIFFMLLGKMFQIKTYSFLSFERDFKSYFPIAVTKINKDASEENVAIYDVLKGDRLLIRNQELIPVDGILISDSAEIDYSFVTGEAVPITKKSGDKVFAGGKQIGKVIEMEVLHSVSQSYLTQLWSNEIFQKKVDQKHKTITDAISRYFTPILLLIAFAGFGYWIFIDANTAFNVFTAVLIVACPCALALTAPFTFGNILRILGKKKFYLKNAVVIEQLAKVDTIVFDKTGTITTNKKSNIMYDGNPISDSDILLIKNVLRGSNHPLSRMLYDFLPETKRINVEDFQEITGKGILAIVESKEIKIGSGQFVDDIVADGSEIEKTALHIKIGGTYFGKYTFQNQYREGLEKLFVSLSKNYQIKVLSGDNDGERSNLEAILPKGTELIFNQKPEQKLEYIKKLQEKGQNVMMVGDGLNDAGALAQSNVGISISENVNVFSPACDAILDATEFSRLNYFLKLSHKAILIIKMSFGLSLLYNVVGLAFAVTGNLLPLVAAIIMPLSTITIVSFVTFMSNYFSSRNLE from the coding sequence ATGAGGGAGCAAAGTTGTTTTCATTGTGGTTTAACTATTGAACAAAATGAAGAAATTGATTTTGATGATAAGAAGTTTTGTTGCACAGGCTGCAAAACGGTTTACGAAATTTTCAGTATCAACGATCTAACGTCTTATTATGATTTTGAAAAGTCTCCGGGCGCCACTCCACAAGACATCAAAGGGAAATATGATTTTTTAGAAAATGAAACTATACTAGCAAAAGTTTTAGAGTTTCAAGAAGGAAACACATCAATTGTTTCACTTAATATTCCGCATATCCATTGCAGTTCTTGTATCTGGATTTTAGAAAACCTTCATCGTCTTCAGTCTGGAATTAGCACTTCTCAAGTTAATTTTCACGAAAAGAAAGTTAGAATTACTTTTAATTCTGATGTCGTTTCTTTAAAAGAAATAGTGTATCTCCTAAGTTCTATAGGCTATGAACCTTACATTAGTTTAGAAAATTACGGATCGGCAAAAGCAAAGGTCGACAGGAGTTTAACCTATAAATTGGGTGTTGCATTTTTCTGTTTCGGAAACATCATGCTGCTTTCATTTCCGGAATATTTCGAAATGAAAGAATTTTGGCTAGATAGCTACAAACCGTTTTTCAGATTACTTATTTTTCTTTTAGCATTGCCAACTTTTTTATACTCAGCTAGCGGATATTATGTTTCTGCTTATCATAGTATTAGAACCAGAATGCTTAATATTGACATTCCTATTGCTTTAGGAATTATCGTGATGTTTATTCGTAGCACATACGACATGCTGATGGATCACGGTCCAGGATTTTTTGACAGTTTGGCCAGTTTGATATTTTTCATGCTTCTTGGCAAAATGTTTCAAATTAAAACGTATAGTTTTTTAAGTTTTGAGAGAGATTTCAAATCCTATTTTCCAATTGCAGTTACTAAAATCAATAAAGATGCTTCTGAAGAAAATGTAGCCATTTATGATGTTCTAAAAGGAGATCGATTGTTGATTAGAAATCAAGAGCTAATTCCAGTAGACGGAATTTTAATTAGCGATAGCGCAGAAATAGATTATAGCTTTGTTACGGGAGAAGCAGTGCCAATTACCAAAAAGTCTGGAGATAAGGTATTTGCAGGAGGAAAACAGATTGGAAAAGTTATAGAAATGGAAGTTTTGCACTCCGTTTCTCAAAGTTATTTAACTCAATTATGGAGTAATGAAATTTTTCAGAAAAAAGTAGACCAGAAACACAAAACCATAACAGATGCGATTAGCCGATATTTTACCCCCATACTATTGCTCATTGCATTTGCTGGTTTTGGTTATTGGATTTTTATTGATGCTAATACAGCTTTTAATGTCTTTACAGCCGTGCTAATCGTAGCTTGCCCTTGTGCGTTGGCTCTGACTGCTCCGTTTACTTTTGGAAACATATTGCGTATTTTAGGTAAAAAGAAGTTTTACTTAAAAAATGCTGTTGTGATTGAACAGCTTGCTAAAGTTGATACTATTGTTTTTGATAAAACAGGAACTATTACAACCAACAAAAAATCGAATATAATGTATGATGGAAATCCTATTTCAGATTCAGATATCTTATTGATTAAAAATGTGTTGCGCGGTTCAAACCATCCGTTAAGCAGAATGCTTTATGATTTTCTGCCGGAAACTAAGCGAATTAATGTAGAAGACTTTCAAGAAATTACTGGAAAAGGTATTTTGGCGATTGTTGAAAGTAAGGAAATAAAAATAGGATCTGGACAATTCGTTGATGATATAGTTGCGGATGGTTCAGAAATTGAAAAAACTGCATTACACATTAAGATAGGTGGCACTTATTTTGGAAAATACACTTTCCAAAACCAATACAGAGAAGGTCTGGAGAAACTTTTTGTAAGTCTAAGTAAGAACTATCAAATCAAAGTGCTTTCTGGTGACAATGATGGCGAAAGATCGAATTTGGAAGCTATTCTGCCAAAAGGTACTGAGTTGATATTCAATCAAAAACCCGAGCAAAAACTAGAATACATAAAGAAACTTCAGGAGAAAGGACAAAATGTAATGATGGTTGGAGATGGGTTAAATGATGCTGGAGCATTGGCACAAAGTAATGTTGGGATTTCGATATCAGAGAATGTAAATGTCTTTTCGCCTGCATGTGATGCCATTTTAGATGCAACAGAATTTTCGCGTCTCAATTACTTTTTAAAGCTTTCTCACAAAGCTATTTTAATTATAAAAATGAGTTTTGGATTATCATTGCTCTACAACGTTGTTGGACTTGCGTTTGCGGTTACAGGAAATTTACTTCCATTGGTTGCGGCAATCATTATGCCGTTGAGTACAATTACGATTGTAAGTTTTGTGACTTTTATGTCTAACTATTTCAGTAGCAGAAATTTAGAATGA
- a CDS encoding DUF5606 family protein, with the protein MNLTKILAISGKPGLYELKVQTRTGFVAESLIDGKKITVNLKSNVSLLSEISIYTYEGEKPLTEVMQQIAVKENKGQAISHKEDNATLSAYFKQILPDYDEERVYPSDIKKVLNWYNTLQAKGLVTDLAPAAEEPKEEAPVAEEKPKKAPAAKKAKAKKEE; encoded by the coding sequence ATGAATTTAACGAAAATTTTAGCCATTTCAGGAAAACCAGGTTTATACGAATTGAAAGTTCAAACTCGTACAGGTTTTGTGGCGGAATCATTAATTGATGGGAAGAAGATTACTGTAAATCTAAAAAGCAATGTAAGTTTATTGTCTGAAATTTCGATTTATACTTATGAAGGCGAAAAACCGTTAACTGAAGTAATGCAGCAGATTGCCGTTAAAGAAAATAAAGGTCAAGCGATCTCTCATAAAGAAGACAACGCTACTTTGTCTGCATATTTTAAACAAATTCTTCCTGACTATGACGAAGAAAGAGTTTACCCATCAGATATCAAAAAAGTATTAAACTGGTACAACACGCTTCAAGCAAAAGGTTTAGTAACAGATTTAGCTCCAGCAGCTGAAGAACCAAAAGAAGAAGCTCCAGTTGCTGAAGAAAAACCAAAAAAAGCGCCAGCAGCTAAAAAAGCAAAAGCTAAAAAAGAAGAATAG
- a CDS encoding PAS domain-containing protein, which translates to MNQENHLQNRVIIDKEVSWDKTQVIMSKTNAYGIIEYANEVFVDVCGYEDYELMGQPHNIIRHPDMPKVIFKVLWENLKNGKNFHAIVKNLAKSGRYYWVITDFEIARDENDAIVNFFGRRQAVPQEVIALHIEPLYKKLLQIEAASGVEFSEKYLIGFLEEKKRTYVEYIKELIYEHEKSQSKFANYSEEEDAGEEEEHRGFFSRLFGR; encoded by the coding sequence ATGAATCAAGAAAATCACCTTCAAAACAGAGTAATTATAGATAAAGAAGTAAGCTGGGATAAAACTCAGGTTATTATGAGTAAAACAAATGCATACGGAATAATCGAATACGCCAATGAAGTATTTGTAGATGTTTGCGGTTACGAGGACTATGAATTAATGGGACAGCCTCATAATATCATACGTCACCCGGATATGCCTAAAGTTATTTTTAAAGTGCTTTGGGAAAATCTTAAAAACGGAAAAAACTTTCACGCCATTGTAAAAAACCTTGCAAAGTCTGGAAGATACTATTGGGTAATTACAGATTTTGAAATTGCCCGCGATGAAAACGACGCTATTGTAAATTTTTTTGGTAGAAGACAAGCTGTACCACAAGAAGTAATTGCATTGCATATTGAACCTTTGTATAAAAAGTTATTACAGATCGAAGCAGCAAGTGGAGTAGAATTTAGCGAAAAGTACTTAATTGGATTCTTGGAAGAGAAAAAAAGAACTTACGTTGAATATATTAAGGAGCTGATTTACGAACATGAAAAGTCACAATCTAAGTTTGCTAATTATTCTGAAGAAGAGGATGCAGGAGAAGAGGAGGAGCATAGAGGCTTTTTTAGCCGATTGTTTGGAAGATAA
- a CDS encoding Crp/Fnr family transcriptional regulator, protein MNKCDQCIVRQLSSLKALNKEEVIKLASSKTTYKIKKGEALFEEGEVTNGVFCVKDGVGKLSKLSANGKDQIVKLVKSGELLGQRSMISNEPANLTAKAIADMEVCFIPKNEIINFFNSNNQFSLNMMQSVCEDLKESENEKIALVQKTVKQRLAETLLHLHDEFGEDADKTLKVQLTREELAGIIGTATESCIRLLSDFNKLGLIELVGKKIMLKDVRALKKLADN, encoded by the coding sequence ATGAATAAATGTGATCAATGCATTGTACGCCAGCTAAGCTCATTAAAAGCCCTTAATAAAGAAGAAGTTATTAAATTAGCCAGCAGTAAAACGACTTATAAAATTAAAAAAGGTGAAGCTCTTTTTGAAGAAGGCGAAGTAACCAATGGCGTTTTCTGTGTTAAAGACGGTGTTGGAAAACTTTCAAAATTGAGTGCAAACGGAAAAGATCAAATTGTAAAATTGGTCAAATCTGGTGAACTTCTTGGACAGCGTTCTATGATTAGCAATGAGCCAGCAAATCTAACTGCAAAAGCAATCGCAGACATGGAAGTTTGTTTTATTCCTAAAAATGAAATCATCAATTTCTTTAATAGCAACAATCAGTTTTCTCTAAATATGATGCAATCTGTCTGCGAAGATTTAAAGGAATCTGAGAATGAAAAAATTGCTTTAGTCCAAAAAACAGTTAAGCAGAGGCTTGCTGAAACGTTACTGCACCTGCATGATGAATTTGGTGAAGATGCTGACAAAACACTTAAAGTTCAACTAACTAGAGAAGAACTTGCAGGTATTATTGGAACTGCTACCGAAAGCTGTATTCGATTATTATCTGATTTTAATAAATTGGGATTAATAGAATTGGTTGGTAAAAAAATCATGCTTAAAGACGTTCGCGCTTTAAAGAAATTAGCTGACAATTAA
- the ruvX gene encoding Holliday junction resolvase RuvX — protein MPRILSIDYGQKRTGIAVTDEMQIIASGLTTIPTHTLIDFLKDYFAKEKVEAVLIGEPKQMNGLPSESASVINGFVTHFSNIFPDMKVIRVDERFTSKMAFQTMIDSGLNKKQRQNKGLIDEISATILLQDYLSAKK, from the coding sequence ATGCCAAGAATCCTTTCAATAGATTACGGACAAAAACGCACAGGAATTGCAGTTACAGACGAAATGCAGATTATTGCTTCAGGCTTAACAACGATTCCGACTCATACTTTGATTGACTTTTTGAAAGACTATTTTGCTAAAGAAAAAGTCGAAGCAGTTTTGATTGGCGAACCAAAACAAATGAACGGTCTTCCGTCTGAAAGTGCTTCTGTGATTAACGGATTTGTAACTCACTTTTCGAATATCTTTCCAGACATGAAAGTAATTCGTGTTGATGAGCGTTTTACCTCAAAAATGGCATTTCAAACAATGATTGACAGTGGTTTAAATAAAAAGCAGCGTCAGAATAAAGGTTTGATAGACGAAATTTCTGCCACAATTTTGCTTCAAGATTATCTTTCCGCAAAAAAATAG
- a CDS encoding FUSC family protein, translated as MIDKISKFTNSTSFLNASKVTIASVVPVLVLNFLGHFEIGFTIALGAFYTYPSDIPSSLGHKVKGLIAASFIVSGVNLLVNLVYPFPLLFYIFLGFLLFLCSMISVYGQRATLISFSALLSISLSFGHLHEGWEAFEYSGFIFIGGILYLIVSLVFHFVQPYKYVELQIAEGIKLTAKYLKLRGDLWSPEANRTAIIEKQLAVQVELNLIHEDLRKMLIGNQNASGTTSQNRKMLLVFITLVEIQELALYTSFDHSKLHEKFAKHPDVLRTYQNVAYKLASTLKKLSKNVNHISVYVDKHDLKNELDALEFAIFDYEKTLGKEEAAEGVLMLTNMLKYAKNQVGKIKTIQRALSLAMQSYKLKDQDKELEKFLTPQYYPLRTLTENLSYSSSIFRHSIRLTITILIGFFLGQVLPFQNVYWILLTIVVIMRPGYGLTKERSYNRMFGTVLGGIIAFGIVSVIQNHVALSIFSIVCMLLGISFTQINYKISATFVTMYVVFIYGILTPDINEVIQYRILDTLAGATLAFIANQFLWPAWEFINTPIHIENTIRANRNYLKEIADFYNKKGEVPTSYRLARKNAFVEIGNLMTSFQRMMQEPKSKQKTMPLVNKLVVLNHSLLSALASLSTYIQSHQTTSASDSFNYIIKTILANLDHSISVLRNEVVIQDTFFEKEDVTLQFEELKRRHFTRLAEDNDLDKETRQAKMQEAQMVIEQLIWMSNLAEKILKNTTDLKATNPD; from the coding sequence ATGATTGATAAGATTTCGAAATTTACTAACAGTACTTCCTTCCTCAACGCCTCTAAAGTAACTATTGCTTCTGTTGTTCCTGTTTTAGTTTTAAATTTTCTTGGTCATTTTGAAATTGGGTTTACAATTGCGCTTGGTGCTTTTTATACTTATCCCAGCGATATTCCTAGTTCTCTTGGCCATAAAGTAAAAGGATTAATAGCAGCTTCTTTTATTGTTTCTGGGGTTAATCTTCTAGTAAATCTAGTTTATCCATTTCCTTTACTTTTCTACATATTTTTAGGTTTTCTTTTGTTTTTATGTTCCATGATTTCGGTTTATGGACAGCGAGCCACTTTGATTTCTTTCTCTGCCTTATTATCAATTTCTCTATCATTTGGGCATTTGCATGAAGGCTGGGAAGCTTTTGAATACTCTGGTTTTATTTTCATTGGAGGAATTCTCTATTTAATAGTATCTCTTGTTTTTCATTTTGTTCAGCCTTATAAATATGTAGAATTACAAATTGCCGAAGGAATAAAACTCACCGCAAAATATCTCAAATTAAGAGGCGATTTGTGGAGTCCCGAAGCGAACAGAACAGCTATTATAGAGAAACAGCTTGCTGTACAAGTCGAATTGAATCTTATTCACGAAGATTTAAGAAAGATGCTGATTGGAAACCAAAATGCATCTGGAACTACGAGCCAAAACCGAAAAATGCTTTTGGTTTTTATTACTTTAGTCGAAATTCAAGAATTGGCGTTATATACATCTTTTGACCACAGTAAACTTCATGAAAAATTTGCCAAGCATCCTGATGTTTTAAGAACGTATCAAAATGTGGCTTATAAATTAGCTTCAACCCTCAAAAAACTTTCGAAAAATGTCAATCATATCAGTGTTTATGTTGACAAGCATGATTTAAAAAATGAATTGGATGCACTTGAATTTGCCATTTTTGATTATGAAAAAACATTAGGAAAAGAAGAAGCTGCAGAAGGTGTTTTAATGCTGACCAATATGCTGAAATATGCTAAAAATCAGGTTGGGAAAATTAAAACTATTCAGCGCGCACTTTCTTTGGCAATGCAATCCTATAAACTGAAAGATCAAGACAAAGAGCTCGAAAAATTCTTAACACCGCAGTATTATCCGCTACGAACTTTAACTGAGAATTTAAGCTATTCTTCTTCAATTTTTAGGCATTCGATACGATTAACAATCACTATTTTGATTGGTTTTTTTCTCGGACAGGTTCTGCCGTTTCAAAATGTGTATTGGATCCTTCTTACTATTGTCGTAATCATGCGCCCTGGTTATGGTTTAACCAAAGAGAGATCCTATAATAGAATGTTCGGTACTGTTTTGGGGGGAATTATAGCTTTCGGAATTGTATCTGTCATTCAGAACCACGTTGCACTAAGTATTTTCTCTATTGTATGTATGTTGCTTGGGATTTCATTTACCCAAATCAATTACAAGATTAGCGCGACATTTGTTACAATGTATGTCGTTTTTATCTACGGAATTTTAACTCCAGACATCAATGAAGTTATTCAATACAGAATATTAGATACGCTCGCGGGAGCAACTTTAGCTTTTATTGCTAATCAGTTTTTATGGCCTGCTTGGGAATTCATTAATACACCTATCCACATTGAGAATACAATTCGCGCCAATAGAAATTACTTAAAAGAAATTGCCGATTTTTATAATAAAAAAGGTGAAGTGCCAACTTCATATCGTTTAGCAAGAAAAAATGCCTTTGTTGAAATAGGGAATCTAATGACTTCTTTTCAGCGTATGATGCAGGAACCTAAATCGAAACAAAAAACAATGCCTTTAGTAAATAAACTAGTAGTTTTAAATCACTCGTTATTATCTGCTTTGGCATCGCTATCAACGTATATTCAGTCACACCAAACAACATCTGCATCTGATTCTTTCAATTATATTATCAAAACTATTCTCGCCAATCTAGATCATTCTATTTCTGTTTTAAGAAATGAAGTTGTTATTCAAGATACTTTTTTCGAAAAAGAAGATGTGACTTTACAATTTGAAGAATTAAAGCGTAGGCATTTCACACGTTTGGCCGAAGATAATGATTTAGACAAAGAAACACGTCAGGCCAAAATGCAGGAAGCACAGATGGTTATTGAACAATTAATCTGGATGAGCAATCTGGCAGAAAAGATTCTAAAAAACACAACCGACCTAAAAGCAACAAATCCAGATTAA
- the mazG gene encoding nucleoside triphosphate pyrophosphohydrolase produces MKRENQLKAFERLLNIMDELREQCPWDRKQTLQTLRHLTIEETYELGDAILDNDLNEVKKELGDLLLHIVFYAKIGSETNDFDIADVCNEICEKLIHRHPHIYGDVKVENEEEVKQNWEKLKLKEGKKSVLEGVPRSLPALVKASRIQDKVKGVGFDWEEPHQVWDKVQEELQELQDEVKSGNQDKIEDEFGDVLFSMINYARFLNVNPEDALERTNKKFIKRFQYLESKANELGKPLMDMTLTEMDVFWNEAKKL; encoded by the coding sequence ATGAAAAGAGAAAACCAGTTAAAGGCATTTGAGAGATTATTGAATATCATGGATGAATTGCGTGAACAATGTCCGTGGGATAGAAAGCAAACGTTGCAGACCTTGAGACATTTGACAATTGAAGAAACTTACGAACTGGGAGATGCTATTCTGGATAATGATTTAAATGAAGTTAAAAAAGAATTGGGAGATTTGCTTCTTCATATTGTTTTTTACGCCAAAATAGGCAGTGAAACCAATGATTTTGATATCGCTGATGTCTGCAATGAAATCTGCGAGAAACTAATTCACCGTCATCCTCATATTTATGGTGATGTTAAAGTGGAAAACGAAGAAGAAGTAAAGCAAAACTGGGAAAAACTAAAGCTTAAAGAAGGTAAAAAATCAGTTTTAGAAGGTGTTCCAAGAAGTCTTCCTGCTTTGGTTAAAGCAAGCAGAATTCAAGATAAAGTAAAAGGAGTTGGTTTTGATTGGGAAGAACCTCATCAGGTTTGGGATAAAGTCCAAGAAGAACTACAGGAATTGCAAGACGAAGTGAAATCTGGAAACCAAGATAAAATCGAAGACGAATTCGGAGATGTTTTGTTTTCTATGATTAATTACGCTCGATTTTTAAATGTAAATCCAGAAGACGCTTTAGAAAGAACCAATAAAAAATTCATTAAACGTTTTCAATACCTAGAAAGTAAAGCAAACGAATTAGGAAAACCATTAATGGATATGACACTTACAGAAATGGATGTTTTTTGGAATGAAGCTAAAAAGCTTTAA
- the ccoS gene encoding cbb3-type cytochrome oxidase assembly protein CcoS, which translates to MSVIYLLISVSIFVAICFFIAFIAAVKSGQYDDDYTPSVRILFDDETKINPQNNNSPIEEKQV; encoded by the coding sequence ATGAGTGTTATTTATCTATTAATTTCAGTAAGTATTTTTGTGGCAATCTGTTTCTTTATTGCCTTTATCGCAGCTGTCAAATCTGGGCAGTATGATGATGATTATACACCTTCAGTCAGAATTCTTTTTGATGACGAAACCAAAATTAATCCCCAAAATAATAATTCACCAATCGAAGAAAAACAAGTATAA